The genomic stretch TCCAGTTCACCCGCCAATCCGGCGGCCAATCTCTGCAACTCACGTATCCAATACGCACACATGACAGGACGATGGCGCAATAACCTGTTGGCTTCCCGTTTCGCACAGGAGCGCGGCACGCTTGCCGTGACCGCCTTGTGGATGCTGGCCCTGCTCACGCTGTTGGCCGCCGGCTTGATGCGCAGCACGCTGCTGGGTGTGCGTTCCGACACGCTCGAGATTCGCGCCACCCAGGCAGCCTGGCTCGCCCGCGCCGGCGTGCAACACGCGATTGCCATACTCCTGCAAGAGGCGAGAAAAGACTCCTCCTGCGACGCGCTGAGCGACGCCTGGGCGCAGAATGAGGCGCTGTTTAAGCACGTTGCCTGCGGCGAAGGATTTTTTGAAATCGCCCATCTGCCGCCGGAGGATTCGCTCGGGCGAAAGCCGGTTTACGGTCTGGTTGACGAAAACCGCAAACTCAATCTCAACCGCATGCCGGCCGACATCCTCCTGCGCCTGCCGGGAATGAATCCGGAGAAAGTGGCCGCACTGCTCGATTGGCGTGATGCGGACAACCTGCCGCACGAGGGCGGTGCGGAAGATTCGTATTACATGGCACTGGCCTCACCCTACCCCTGCAAGGATGGTGATTTGGATTTTGTGGAGGAGCTGGCACTGGTGCGCGGTTTCACCGCGGAGGATGTCCAACGGCTGTCGCCCCTGGTCACGGTTTACGGCGACGGGCGGGTCAACCTCAATACCGCACCGGCGGCGGTTTTGGAGGCACTCGGCCTGCCGCGGGAGCTGGCACAAAGAATCGTGAAGCGGCGCCGCGGCGCGGACGGCAAACCCGGCACCGCGGACGACATCATCTTCAAAGATGCCTCTGCCATCGTCAGCGTTTTGCAACAGCAGGAGGCGTTGACACCGGCGGATCAAATGCTGGTCAACCGGCTGGTGGCCGAACAACTGCTGGGCGTCTCTTCCACACATTTCACCATTTCCGTGGTTGGTGTCACGATGAACGGACAGGCCCGGAAACGGATTACCGCAACGGTGCAGCGGGTGAACCGTGAGCGGGTCAAAATTCTCAACTGGCAAGAGCTGTGAAGAC from candidate division KSB1 bacterium encodes the following:
- a CDS encoding general secretion pathway protein GspK, which produces MASRFAQERGTLAVTALWMLALLTLLAAGLMRSTLLGVRSDTLEIRATQAAWLARAGVQHAIAILLQEARKDSSCDALSDAWAQNEALFKHVACGEGFFEIAHLPPEDSLGRKPVYGLVDENRKLNLNRMPADILLRLPGMNPEKVAALLDWRDADNLPHEGGAEDSYYMALASPYPCKDGDLDFVEELALVRGFTAEDVQRLSPLVTVYGDGRVNLNTAPAAVLEALGLPRELAQRIVKRRRGADGKPGTADDIIFKDASAIVSVLQQQEALTPADQMLVNRLVAEQLLGVSSTHFTISVVGVTMNGQARKRITATVQRVNRERVKILNWQEL